In the genome of Hevea brasiliensis isolate MT/VB/25A 57/8 chromosome 14, ASM3005281v1, whole genome shotgun sequence, the window attcaaattaaattctATCACTAATTTTttgttataataatatatttacatttaattaattttatttataaaaatatcttaAATTTTGATTGTGATATTAATAGAGTAGAATGCTTTTAAATATGTATAAGTGATAAAAGGTTCAATATTCTTCGCAAAGTATATGATcgacatatatatttattaatttttgttaaaaatttcaATATAAAGTAAGTTAATAATATAtgcatattttataaatatatattttatatttaattaaatatttatataaatatatttaaataataaatatccaatatataaaatttaaattcgattcaaattcttgataaatattaaattttaaatctgaATTCGTTTCAAACTCCATTATGTATTATCCAAATCTATCATATTAAAGTTCAATTGAATCGAGTATTTACAAAAATTTGATTCGTCGCCATTCTTAATAATATTCTTCACAAAATTTATAGTCTGTCTATATATAtactaatttttattaaaaatttcaatagaAGGTAAGTCGATAATATATGCatatttttcctttcaatttcttgccttaaaaaaaatagaaaaaaacagCTTTAAAGGCTAAAGAGCTTCCCCCTTTAACGAAGGGCATCAAGTAAACGCTTGCTTCTAAGGCAGAAGTTACCAGGTCAAGTTCATGATCAGCGGATTGGCTACTTGCTTTCTTCGTGTAGGATTTGCCAAAGCAAGCTAAAGTAGAAAGGGAAAGGGAtgacatatataattaaaatatttagagTAAATTATGAGTTGGCGCAACTAATAATTCAGTTGATATATTtgtaaaatcaaaataaattagcctcttatttttttattttattaataaaataattttcttcgcattaatttatcattaattatagttttaattgaaataattaagtccttaatattttaataaattaataatttaatctctatttttttaaaattaaatagaataattatcaaataagttaattattaataataattgaaatataatcaggtgttaaaaatttaatattttaattttataattttataattattttataaatcaattactatttataaataatttaacaattaaaaataatgaaaaactatTTTAAGTATAATATATatgattatttaaatataaaatatattaattattcaaatataaaattttaaacaatGAGAGAATAATTTATTTGCttttaaaaatacataaattaaGTTGTTGAATTTATCAAAATATTTAAGActgaattattttaattaaaatttagtttaataataaattaatagtaaagattattttattaataaaataaaaagtgaaaagttaatttaattaattttaaaaatataaaaattaaattgttgaTTACACCAAACCTTaagaaaatatattataaattacttttaatttaaattttatattttacatttaattaaacTTTATTATCAATTTAAATAATTAGATTGGCCTTTTTGTCCAGTAATAAATCAATCCTTTaccaaaattacaaataaaaaaataaaataataataaaaaaaaaaaaagcctctcACTCCCCATATATACCCCCTCAGTGTTTCCCCTACCTGTCCTCACTTTCAAAGCCAATAGgccaaactctctctctctctctctctctctctctctctctctgtgttaaGGGAACTTCTTGTTGTTTGTCTTCTGAGAAGCTCATTTAAGCGCAATTGTCGATCATGGTAAAGGACATTACAGAACAAGGATCATTCTCTGCCAAGGACTACCATGACCCACCACCAGCTCCATTGATTGATGCGGTGGAGCTAACCAAGTGGTCATTTTACAGGGCTCTGATTGCTGAATTTATAGCAACTTTGCTCTTCCTTTACATCACTGTTTTGACTGTAATTGGATACAAGAGCCAGACTGATCCTGCCAAGACTCATGACGCTTGTGGTGGTGTTGGAATTCTTGGCATCGCTTGGGCTTTCGGTGGCATGATCTTTATTCTTGTTTACTGCACTGCTGGTATTTCAGGTGAGCTAGCTAGCTAGCTTTCCTCCTCTTTatttccttctttttcttcttccttacctatcaaaatttttacaacttcaagaaTTTCTTTTGGCTTCTTCACAATGTTTATTTTTCTTGGAAGTTTTTGCATCTTATCAAATTTTCTTGGGAAACAAACAGATTATCTCTATCATTAACGAATATCATGACCGTTTTTCTTAAGCTAAATACAAAAAAGGATTTGCCTTTTATActtgaaaaaagaaaagaaaagaaaagaaaaagcattTCCTTTTTAAAGATTTTCTCAAGAAAAGCTGATAAGCTTATGTCTAGAGTTTTCCATCCACTCGCAAAAGGGCTAGTTAGTAgttaaatttcatccttgaaaattgagtttatttttaatttattttaattatttaaatttaaatttaatttaatttaaaaattaaaatttttaaattaaagatttcttaatttaagtcaaaaattaaagtttaatttatttttttaattttttgatttaatttaaaaataaaaattaaattaaattaaatttaaattaaaaattttgagttaattaacataaaaaaattaataagttaaattaaacataaaagtgaaattaaatattAAGCGTAAAACAAACACGGCTGTAGCTTTTGTTGTCCTATTATTAGCGTATTTTAGCAGATGGTGACGTGATTTTCCTAATATGACCAGGAGGGCACATTAACCCAGCAGTGACATTCGGGCTGTTCCTGGCCCGAAAGATCTCATTGGTGCGGGCCGTGATGTACATGGTGGCTCAGTGCTTAGGAGCCATAGCCGGTGTCGGATTGGTGAAGGCCTTCCAGAGTTCCCACTATAAGAGGTATGGTGGTGGGGCCAACAGTCTGGCTAATGGGTACAGCACAGGCGTTGGATTGGGTGCCGAGATCATCGGTACTTTTGTTTTGGTCTACACAGTGTTCTCCGCCACAGACCCAAAGAGGAGTGCCAGAGACTCGCATGTGCCCGTATGTACCGTAACATCTCTCATTCCCTCACTTTTCtctattcttttactatttaaaattaattaacatgGTGTGTAgctttttaagaaaatatattattttaaatatatttattaaaatttaaaaattaattttaaattaattctaatatatttgaattataaaatttttaaaactaattttcaaaaaataaaattataattttttattactaataaacATGACTACCTACTTAATCTGACTTTATTTGATAGCAAAAGGTATATTATTCATATGACAAACTCAATTTAAATCCCATTGACCCCACCTAATTTGTGGTTATGGTAACCTAATTTATTGCCTTTGCCTCAAGGTAAATGCAAAGGTGGCTTAGAAATTAATGCTAGgatctaatttcaatgaaaaaacAGTTATAATTAAGAAAGAATGATAGTGTGGACTTATAAACCAAGCATAGGTGGAATATTAAGCCTTCATAAGAAATTAATGGATTAAGCTAGAAGAACTCTCTAGTTAGGATTTCAGGACCATTTATGCATATTTGAAATACAAATTGAGCTTAATTGGTgttctaatttaattttaatcaataTGATATTAGtgttattttttttaactattaAAAGAAAGAATTCTATTCTTTGGTAAGATTTAGAAAATATAATTTCATGGTATGTAATATTAATTTAGGCTTATTTTCATTAGTttcaagaataaaaaaaaaaagatagacgGATTCTTTTCGTTCACATCATCTTTAATCAGgagtttttaattatttatatttatattttttttatcttatgaAAATATTATGCTGTATTTCATTATAACACTTATTAATGAATTGCCAAAGGGtaagattataaaaaaaaaaattgtgaaggaGAAAAGAAAAGTGATAATTGGGatgatatataataaaaattattagatgggTATGGGACCTTGGCGCTTGTGGTTGCCACAAAAAGGGGTTTCAATGCCATTTTCTTGTGTTTTTTTCTTTCCTTCAATGAGTGAATTCTACTGTTTTCGACCcttttccaattcttgttcttaaTAAATGGGTGGTTTTgcttttgtgttactattcattgtCATTTTCTCCTACTTTTTAGTTGCAAAGATCTTAAATAGATTTGTATGTTTGCTTCACATGTGCTATAGTTTTTTTCCTAGTAAttaacaaattttatttatttgattataaaaTTAGGTTTTGGCTCCACTTCCAATTGGATTTGCTGTATTCATGGTTCACTTAGCCACCATTCCAATCACTGGCACTGGCATCAACCCAGCCAGGAGTCTAGGAGCTGCTGTTATCTACAACCAGGACAAGGCCTGGGATGACCAAGTcagtacacacacacacatatcattaaatatattaattatacttaattaattttgCAAAGGGTACTTAATTTTcttgttaaattattattaatttatttttttttattgcagtGGATCTTTTGGGTTGGACCTTTCGCTGGTGCAGCCATTGCAGCATTCTATCATCAGTTCATCTTGAGGGCTGGTGCTGTGAAGGCTCTTGGGTCATTCAGGAGCAACCCCAGTACTGTTTAAGAAAAATCCATcatcaaaaaaagaaataataatgaAGGAAGAGAGAGCATATGCATGCAGCTGGTTGGCTGGTTTCTTTGTAGTGGTGGGTTAAAAATCGATGAATGTGAAAGAGAGAGAATGAAAGGATTATGTAATTTGTAGATATAAAGTCTCTTTCAAAAGTGAggcttttattatttttactgTTATGTGGCAATGATGTGATGGTTTTCTAGTTAGTTTCACCCTCTTTTGTCTACTTTTCTTCTATGCACTTATCATGCTTGTGAGCAAAGTTAAGCTATTTGGTCAAGTCTTTTGTTGCTTCTGTCAAAAGTTTAGGTTGTGAGTGTATTATTATgagctttttttgttttttttcagTATCAAATATTCATTTCTTGTTAATGAAGCAtcacaaaaataacaataattacaaATCAAGTACAAAAATTATCAAATCTTTCAAcaaaataacacaattcaatctacAGCTAAGAATTTGATTggtataagataaaaaaaaaaaaaaaaagttgactgTTACTTTCCTTAAGTTTTTAACTCCTAAATAGAGCAATAGTTAAATTTAGTACTCTAAGTTTAACATTTAATCCTTAAAGAGAGAATGaatattaattagattaaaagttaacttaattttttatatattcaaaCATCATTAATAATGgattaaaaattataatgatAATAATGAGTAATTATCATACGTGATCACTCAATTTTATCAGTGTAactttaatttctttcataaaatttattaaaattaaatatttttaaattaatctacTAATCTGTCAACTATTTTGTAAATAAAATGAACTAATTAGTAGTTACATATGGAGAAGGAGTAGAGAAAAATGAGGGATTTGACAGCAAGAGAGTAATTAGAtgtattttttgtattttatttttttaaaattaataaaataaaatattttattaataaaataattaacagatCCGGAGGTTCATCTAAAAATTTTTAGCTTTCGATCACTGATTTTATGAGAGTGGAAGACTTTGGAATGTTTGAACCtttcaaaattactaaaaagtTGGAAAATGGAAGGGTTAGATTAATGGGTTGGTGAAGCATATGTATTATTACTTGGTAGAATCTTTGcttttagaactctttcttattattttattaataaaatagacCTATTCTTTTGCTTTTAAGTACTATTTTTATCATTAAACTATAATTAATGGGTAGTTAACCGGTTGTTACTTAATTGTTGGTGCAATCCCACAGTTGAACTAACGTAACATGTGGTTATTGAACTGtcaactaaattaattaattaattagtgatAATTAGAGATAATTTAGTTGATTTCATTTgttttaaagaaaaattattattttatccctgtatttaatcgaaatcaattatttaatttttatattttaaaaaatatattatttaatttatatattttatttctgtTAAACTATTTAACTtccttattaaattttatattattcatactatttaaattactatttaatatctttattttaaagaaactaattagttaatatctatattttaaaaaatattactatttaatttttctattttacttaaattaattaattactctatatattttgaaaattttaatattttaaaaaatatattcttcaataaaaataaaaattttgccatatttagattaaatttgaatttatatattttttaatttctaattcatTGGACATCACTTTGTGTTTTCtttactaaaaaataattttcctttattatttagaaatttaaggaaactaattaatttttttgtgtaGGCGGTTTGTACCATTCTTATCGATagatgaaaataaagaaaaaaaatgaggaGGGAGAAAGGTGTAGATATAGAGGAGAAGAAACATGAAGAGAGAAATAAGGGAGAATAAAAGAGAAATAAGAGAGAGAGAATTATGATAGTTtacgtataaaaaataattatgagaaATAGTAAACAGAATAAATTACATGGACTAAGTAAtaagtttttttaaaaaataggaattaactaattagtttcactaaaatagaagaattaaatagtaatttaaccAGTACtgactaataaaaaaattgatgaaaGACCAAATAGTTTTACGGAAgaaaaatatagagactaaataatatatttttcaaatgaATTAACTAAAtagttaattttgttaaaatataaagactaaatagtaatttagcatttttaaaatgaaaaaaatcataaatctgaatttaaatttctttatttattaattataaaattaatttttcaattttatagcAATTAagagttattaaaaaaatttattattaaaaaaaattatctcatATTATATAGCTCATTAATTATTTCTTAGTGTAGTACACAGATATACTGGGTAGAAACTATGTAAAGGCAAGGCCCttcaaaagtttttaaaattaaaagattaccataaattttaatatatttttaaaaaatatctgCTTGctctttaaaaaatttttaaaattaaaattctatttttgtaaattaatttttttttaaaatagcataactattaaatttatattattaattttttttattataagataaaaacactaaattattattttaataaaatattaatatttatttttttaaaaataagagtaAAGATGTTTAGGTCATCCCCATGGGCCTCCTTCCCATATGTGCCTTTCATGGGCCTTATAATGAAGACATTGTGGCCTTATCTTATCTCTATGCTAGTCAAACtaaatgccttttttttttttttatttttcttttaagatGGCATACACaccttaataaaattataataattttttcaatGTAAAGTAAGTTATGGCTTAAAACTCAATTTAATCCCCTGTACTTATTAAGAAAgtgtaatttagttaatttttaatcTTTTATCTAAATTAGttcagaaattttaatttaagttcaaTTTAGATCGAAAATTAagaaaatcaataaattaaactttttaatttttgagtttaaaacaaaaaataagaaattttacctaaaaataaagaaattgaactttttaattttttatttaaatcagaaAATTtagcttataaattttaatttttgagctaAGTTgagcttaaattaaaatttttaagctaatTTAGACAAAAAATTAAACTTCTACAATAAGTATAAGAGTGAAATTAAACATTTTGCTGCTAAGTTATATATTTAGTGATGTGAAATCCAAAAAACCAATCTCCACATGCTGAGAGACCTAAAAGAAAAGATAGTATACAATATCACACCACACACCAATACTGTTTTAGCTTTaaaatttataagaatttaattataacCATTGATCATTGTGAGACTTATCTGTGACTAATCAATCACCATGATAGATTATTATAATAAAACTATTGTATATACATCGATTTCATAATATAATTTTTCACCATTTTATTATACATTGAGATTGAATTTGATTTTAGTTTTGTAATTTTAAAGTTGATAAATGACATTTCAGGTTAACGGTTGAATGTCCAACTCAACTGACCCAATTGATGTTGATCCTAGTGGCAAATATGTAAATGAGACCAAAACTAAAAGGATGTCTCAACCAACGATTCATTGGCTTAGTGGTTAATGATGAAATAGGCTTGGGAGGAATCCCAAGTTTAAGCCTGGAGATTACAAATATGCCATTTAACCCGGGGTTTTACAGTTCAATATTTGGCTTCCATGGTTTCTAGACTAttgcgaaaaaaaaaaaaagtctcatCTAAATTAAGGATTTTTTTTTGTCTGAAATCTAAATTAAGGATTACTAACGTTAATTGCCTACCTGTGACATATGTTTgatatgttatttattttattaatagcaattttctttttaaaaattttgttgcGCTTTTCAAAAATCAAAGTAATGAGTAGCATTGCTCCATAATGGAAGGGCTCTTCATTTTCTTTGTGGGGATTAGGGTTTTGACTTTAGAAATTAACATTTATAAGTTAGTATATTTTTCATTCAGCAGGTATCAAGTTCGAGTTCACACTTTCTTAATTCTCTAAAAAAAAAATACCACTTATTTGTAatattgtgtgacaccccttacccgtctacagtatagccgagtaagatatgctacACTGTttaccgaaacaccctattttatttcaattatttttatttttccttatttattttttttttcatagttatgaagtacaatttgtgagatatcattcatttaagtcatttattgaaacataaattcatttgaggtttcgcaaattttatagaaaatctgacaaagtaccggctaaaaatggagaaaacagttcttcggaacctgtgaaaaacacttctaatatattttcagttattcccaaacttcattttatcaacaaagtctcaatatttttcaacaacaattccatttctcattcattcattcctcatgatattcatatacaaatcataaataaatactcaattttccattcataaacacaattttcactatttacattaataccaaaatacattacataagtctcaattacacatgagaaaataaaagttaattataataTACCAAAATGgaacctagtatcctaccaatgcactgaaaacggtgaggtgacacggatactatgcagagctgcagatgatctcacatagtctgtggtctactgggctctctatcggtctcttcagaacctacgcgtggcaaaaagtaacgcgctaagcaataatgcttagtagtgccaataatagaataaaaataaataatataaaataaatatgcagtgcatgttctgatatcttatgcagacaattttttctataattatttgtggttgtatttatttggtacttgttatattcattatttcattaaatttatcaactttcatttttggttgcccaagtaacctatactggatgactggactggataaacgggtaaactggcactgggtatcaagtacttcGAGCGGTCACACCATTAGTtatatatgtatctcccggtgtgcaacagaacagctaatgagttgtaataaatattaggcacaaggccaagtatcatcacaatgtcagaatggctaaaagccatgaaatcacagaatggcataatgtcatatgcagtactgctaactgaaccctattggcatgccaacctatccaaaccaatcttgctaggtgtactagggcatgttacacttttaaattttacaattcttgaaatttaggtttaggtgttactattcatttccttagtcaactaaaatgttgacttttgcatagacaataggtacattggttctaatactctcaacataccacattttgcattctaaagttgttggtattggttgccaataccatttctaagcttagtgttaattattcacaattttcagatttcaagccttatgtttactgttccattggtcatttgtacagtagaaatttgataaagttctcttcataaaagttgttccttattgtgtctagttacatttccttttttgaatcactccatttggagttttgtaactcaagttatggcctaaacaccataactggccggattggacagaatccaaaattatgggcaaaattggttctgccatatttggtaacctaagtttggttggcaatttgactaggttatagtcagaatttggatttgtgttcctcatgaaagttgtaggtctatgtctcagctttctgctgataAAAttataggtcaattggacctttctacactgagttatgaccaaatgaatagacactgtttatttggtcattttgcccaggcagaatgcaagtcatccggattagggcaatttttaggccaacttggtttagttttctaggtggggtttcttcaccaaggtggtgccattatgtgtctagtttcatgtccaattagccttgcatcaattgaacctctacaactccatttatagctgcctaaacttgatggactcacactcagtcctgcaggtcagtcaaggcagctcacccaaactcaaatactaATCCACAACTCATTTcttttcctcctcacacacattcaaatggtcacaaattgaccattacaagattaataaaccatcacatgaacaaaccctagaattgttcaagtgtccaatttttttcatttcatatatgcacaattcttgcatttcatttacttaattatgttcaatccctTATCCACtatcaaaggctgctcataactatttttctaccaagcaaaatcatcaaaccctagctaaccctagctgccaaaatttgtaaggtgcacacacacacttgtttgttttattttcttatatttcctacacaattcatgccattgaacatgaattaaagcaaaaggaacaagaattggacactaaccttgttggagcagaatttcaagctaactaaactcttttttttcttcctcttttggctgcctagaggatgtttaagttgctaggttaattttttgtgaagctaggcaaggatttcaagtgagatttggtgaggtttaaaGCTTTGATAAACTTTAATGGAGAttgggtatggaggagaggaaacggctggttgaaggaaggagaagaagcaactgatttttttcttttttttttctgcccataaagtcattttaaataagttagtgccatgtgtcaaagtttgattgggtgggaggattttaatgacatcataatgatgtcataattctaatttctttcattttcttttctttttttgtctacttaattttaatttaatttttagcaatatttattcacattttatgtcataataattatttacttaactggacaagtcagccaaaaatcacctctgaaggcgaaatgaccaaaatgtcctccgtttgtcttaatagactaaaattgtctgtaccgattgaaaaatttttctaagcattttcttggcattctaacaccatagaaccctcaatgactcttctctggagtctcaaaaattattttataaatttttccccagttttaaggctcctagttgcgagaaccgtaacttcccactgggttacccatcgctagggcacgggctcatttaacttgattgtattttatttctaaaatttttcctaaatttttttttattaatatttgagttaatcatggttcctcactttagtttaaatattcttccagacgttctagctgtccggaccaacaccggtcaccgaaacagtagaatgtacggagttgctacaggagggtgttacatattgtGTCATAAGTGGACCTGGCCAAGCATTTGCTATgatgtttaattttattaatattttaactagtttgttttttttttataaaataaaagataaatcTTTCATTAGATGAAGACGGATACAAATTtaaagtataaaattttatactattataattttgtataaaaaaatttaagataaatcACTTGTGCAAAATATAATAGTAATTATCTTGATTTGAAAGTTCTGATTGTGTTGACAAAGTATTTGaattggtcattctgcaaaaagcACACTTTATTCGGTGGTAATTTACCATTATTCGATTTTACGTTCTTTTTAATATCCTTATTAAAAGAAAATCTATACTTTTATCATTGCTCTCATACCCAAATAAGAAAGTAAAATACTTGACAACTACATGATAAGAAGAAAAATAGATCATCTTAATAgaggaaatattaaatatttgcaAAGGAGGAAATATCAAATTCTCAATAAGAGGAGACATCAAATCCTCCCAAATGAGCGATGAAACTCATATCTAACATAAGAATAGACTGAAGACAAATACAAATCTATTCTAAAATGATAAAGATTGGAGATTATTggggaaaaaaaaaacacaaagaaaaaagagagagcAAAAGCATTTGAAATCTAGAAATGccctcaaaaatttttattttttttaaaaagatcatttttcattttttttttcaagaaaagaataattttataaaaaatctttcttttttttttttttacaaagaaAGCTTATTTTGAAGAAGAAATCTTTTCTAGAAATTTCCCAAGATTTTTTTTATGatctttatttcaaatcaattgtcaccttattaattaattaattaattaattaaagctcTAACAAGAATTAGcagtattaattaaattaaataaaaaatcattTTCAAGCCCTTAACTTTGTTGAATTTTATCTCTTGCTTCCCTATTTTTCAATCGTAAGTCAATAATAATACAGTTGCTTCTAAGCAAGCATTTCCAGTTGTCATTTCACATGGTCCACTCTATCTCCATCTTAATTTCTTTATCATCCATAGCTTTCCCTTGCAAGAGTTATCAAGAATCCAAGCAAAGCAACTATATCCCATGGACACTAAAAAGACCACGGATCAGAGCTTCAAGTTTACGTTACAGCTCCTATCAccaccttcttcttcttcctcccatCTTCTTTTCATCTTCTAACTGAAAGTTCATCTTCTTTCCTGTACTTATTAAgaaagttcaatttagtcaatttttaattttttctctaaattaattcagaagttttaatttaaattaaatttaatccaaaaattaagaaaattaagaaattaaacttttttaatttttgggtttaaaataaaaaataagaaattttaccTAAGAACAAAGAAATtagactttttaattttttatttaaatcaagaaatttaactcataatttttaatttttgagctaaattgagcctaaattgaaaattttgagctAATTTAGATAAAAGTTAAACTTTTCCAATAAGTATAGAAATGAAATTAAACATTTTACTGCTAAGTTATACATTCAGTGATGTGAAATCCCAAAAAACTAATCCCTACATGCTAAGAAACCAAAAAGAAAAGATAGTATATAACATCACACCACACACCAATACAGTTTTAGCTTTAAAATTTATAATGGTTTAATTATAACCGTTTATCATTAGGAAACTTATATAGACTAATCAATCACCATAATAGACTATTATAATAAAACCGTTGTATGTATATTGATTTCATAATATAATTTTTCACCATTTTATGATACATTGAGATTGAATTTGATTTTAGTTTTGTAATTTTAAAGTTGATAAATGACATTTCGGGTTAACGGTTGAATGTCCaactcaattgaccaaattgatgtTGATCCTAGTGGCAAAT includes:
- the LOC110647223 gene encoding probable aquaporin PIP2-5 isoform X2, with protein sequence MVKDITEQGSFSAKDYHDPPPAPLIDAVELTKWSFYRALIAEFIATLLFLYITVLTVIGYKSQTDPAKTHDACGGVGILGIAWAFGGMIFILVYCTAGISGGHINPAVTFGLFLARKISLVRAVMYMVAQCLGAIAGVGLVKAFQSSHYKRYGGGANSLANGYSTGVGLGAEIIGTFVLVYTVFSATDPKRSARDSHVPVLAPLPIGFAVFMVHLATIPITGTGINPARSLGAAVIYNQDKAWDDQWIFWVGPFAGAAIAAFYHQFILRAGAVKALGSFRSNPSTV
- the LOC110647223 gene encoding probable aquaporin PIP2-5 isoform X1, producing the protein MVKDITEQGSFSAKDYHDPPPAPLIDAVELTKWSFYRALIAEFIATLLFLYITVLTVIGYKSQTDPAKTHDACGGVGILGIAWAFGGMIFILVYCTAGISGGHINPAVTFGLFLARKISLVRAVMYMVAQCLGAIAGVGLVKAFQSSHYKRYGGGANSLANGYSTGVGLGAEIIGTFVLVYTVFSATDPKRSARDSHVPVLAPLPIGFAVFMVHLATIPITGTGINPARSLGAAVIYNQDKAWDDQWIFWVGPFAGAAIAAFYHQFILRAGAVKALGSFRSNPSTV